A region of Chitinivibrionales bacterium DNA encodes the following proteins:
- a CDS encoding SDR family oxidoreductase has protein sequence MNIVRKPVVDRFKDKVAIVTGGSSGIGRSIAEELCKEGAKVTITGISEAGITTEKEMKEQGWDVLFVRGDMADDDFRAGIVEKTLEKYGKINYLVNNAFSFVAKGEDATVDDFLRSYHTGPIAYARMIQLCIEPMKKEGGGAVVNMSSISAHIAQVNRWTYNGSKGAVNQMTKCQALDLARYRIRVNSVDPGWVWTREVDKAAQLDGGGRDKWEPVWGSYHMLRRTAEPVECAGPTLFLLSDDASFVTGEHLMVDAGYCSMGPEGIGETTVNAGSW, from the coding sequence ATGAATATTGTTCGAAAGCCTGTTGTGGACCGTTTTAAAGACAAGGTTGCTATCGTTACCGGAGGATCTTCCGGAATAGGCCGGTCTATTGCAGAAGAATTATGCAAAGAAGGCGCAAAGGTTACGATTACCGGAATAAGCGAGGCCGGAATTACCACCGAAAAGGAAATGAAAGAACAGGGCTGGGATGTTCTTTTTGTCCGTGGTGATATGGCTGATGATGATTTCCGGGCCGGCATTGTCGAGAAGACACTGGAGAAGTATGGAAAGATCAATTATCTCGTGAACAATGCGTTTTCCTTTGTTGCCAAGGGTGAAGACGCTACCGTTGATGATTTCCTTCGAAGCTACCATACCGGGCCGATTGCTTATGCACGAATGATCCAGTTGTGTATCGAACCGATGAAAAAGGAAGGCGGCGGCGCAGTGGTCAACATGTCGAGTATTTCGGCCCATATCGCCCAGGTCAACCGATGGACGTATAATGGTTCCAAAGGCGCGGTGAACCAGATGACCAAGTGTCAGGCACTGGATCTGGCCAGATACAGGATCCGTGTCAACAGTGTCGATCCCGGCTGGGTCTGGACCCGTGAAGTCGATAAGGCGGCACAACTTGACGGCGGTGGACGGGACAAATGGGAGCCGGTGTGGGGTAGTTACCATATGCTCCGACGGACCGCCGAACCGGTCGAGTGCGCCGGACCAACCCTGTTCCTTCTCAGCGACGACGCTTCCTTTGTAACCGGCGAGCATCTCATGGTCGACGCCGGCTATTGCTCGATGGGACCTGAGGGGATCGGTGAAACAACGGTGAATGCCGGAAGCTGGTAG
- a CDS encoding amidohydrolase family protein: protein MVNFPVVDGHLHVWDIDRWVYPWLDDVPVLKKTHLLKDYNEATGPVNVEKMVFVQCEIETSKYKEEVAWITELAQNEDDRIKGIVSWCPLEKGDGARPELEELAQNTLVKGIRRIIQFEPDMEFCLKPDFIKGVTMLKEYNLTFDICIDYRHTKVATQFVDKCPDVPMVLDHIGKPGIAKGLLDPWRGEIKELAKRPNVWCKTSSLATEADHENWSIDDIRPYADAVFDAFGIERCFFAGDWPVSGMAATYPRCVETLEELIKGASQDELKALFHDNCERFYKV from the coding sequence ATGGTAAATTTTCCTGTTGTCGACGGTCATCTGCATGTGTGGGATATCGATCGATGGGTTTATCCCTGGCTCGATGATGTTCCTGTTTTGAAGAAGACTCATTTGCTGAAAGATTATAACGAAGCAACAGGGCCGGTGAATGTTGAAAAAATGGTGTTTGTTCAGTGTGAGATCGAGACCTCAAAGTATAAGGAAGAGGTTGCCTGGATCACCGAACTGGCGCAGAATGAAGATGATCGCATTAAAGGCATTGTATCCTGGTGTCCACTGGAAAAGGGTGACGGGGCCCGTCCGGAACTCGAAGAACTTGCGCAGAATACGCTTGTTAAAGGTATACGACGGATTATCCAGTTCGAGCCCGACATGGAATTCTGTCTCAAGCCCGATTTTATCAAAGGAGTCACTATGCTCAAGGAGTATAATCTCACCTTTGATATCTGTATCGATTACCGTCACACAAAAGTTGCAACGCAGTTTGTGGATAAGTGTCCCGATGTTCCCATGGTACTCGATCATATCGGGAAACCGGGCATCGCCAAAGGACTTCTGGACCCCTGGCGTGGAGAAATCAAGGAACTGGCAAAACGACCCAATGTCTGGTGCAAGACCTCATCGCTTGCTACCGAGGCCGATCATGAAAACTGGAGTATCGATGATATCCGTCCTTATGCCGATGCTGTTTTCGATGCTTTCGGGATCGAACGCTGCTTTTTCGCCGGCGACTGGCCTGTCTCAGGAATGGCGGCAACCTATCCTCGGTGTGTCGAAACACTGGAAGAATTGATAAAAGGCGCATCACAGGATGAACTCAAGGCACTGTTCCACGATAATTGCGAGCGCTTTTATAAGGTATAA
- a CDS encoding C-terminal binding protein, giving the protein MSKYKVLVTDHVFDRFDTEREVLARVDAELIVHQFRTIDELLPHVGDIHGLLNCYLGPIDNNVFDAAPNLKIVSRYGIGVDTINITDAARHGVIVSNIPDHAINEVADHAVALFLNLARKISTADRRVKNGVWSLSYVKPLHAIRGMTAGFIGFGKIGRAAAERLKAFGVRVVFHTPTWKGLVDGFSQVAFDELLAASDAVFIQCPSTEQTYHLINRATIEKMKKKPLLINTARGAIVDADALVWGLSTGNVSGAACDVLEDIDSVVTTDHPLKKAENVILTPHSAFYSEESVEDLKYRAAENVARVLVGKEPLFRVGGNGRG; this is encoded by the coding sequence ATGTCAAAATATAAAGTTCTCGTCACCGACCACGTGTTTGACCGTTTCGATACGGAACGGGAGGTCCTCGCCCGTGTCGACGCCGAATTGATCGTGCACCAGTTTCGTACTATCGATGAATTATTGCCTCATGTGGGAGATATCCATGGTCTGCTCAACTGTTATCTCGGGCCGATCGACAATAATGTTTTTGACGCCGCGCCAAATCTTAAGATTGTCTCCAGGTACGGTATCGGTGTGGATACGATCAATATCACGGATGCTGCGCGGCATGGGGTGATTGTCTCGAACATTCCCGACCACGCGATCAATGAAGTTGCCGATCATGCCGTTGCGCTGTTCCTGAATCTTGCACGCAAGATAAGCACGGCCGACCGTCGGGTGAAAAACGGAGTGTGGTCGCTTTCATACGTAAAACCGCTTCATGCAATAAGAGGTATGACCGCGGGTTTTATCGGGTTCGGCAAAATCGGCAGAGCCGCGGCAGAACGTCTTAAAGCATTCGGTGTGCGGGTTGTTTTTCATACGCCCACATGGAAAGGCCTGGTTGACGGTTTCTCTCAGGTCGCTTTCGATGAACTTCTTGCTGCAAGTGATGCTGTTTTTATACAGTGTCCATCAACCGAACAAACATATCATCTGATAAATCGCGCGACTATAGAAAAAATGAAGAAAAAACCGCTGCTGATCAATACGGCACGAGGTGCGATTGTCGACGCCGACGCCCTGGTGTGGGGACTTTCAACAGGGAACGTGTCGGGAGCTGCATGCGATGTTCTGGAGGATATCGATTCGGTGGTAACAACCGACCATCCTCTCAAAAAAGCCGAAAATGTGATATTGACTCCCCACAGCGCATTTTATTCCGAAGAATCGGTGGAAGATTTGAAATATCGCGCGGCTGAGAATGTCGCGAGGGTCCTGGTAGGAAAGGAACCGTTGTTTAGAGTTGGGGGTAATGGACGAGGATAA
- a CDS encoding DUF2088 domain-containing protein, whose protein sequence is MLYFAEGSHNSVISLEKASGYLDSMLESLGDLRRVLILPPDYTRLYSWAGELTVLLYEKLKDRSHIEIMPTLGTHLPMTDSELNAMFPGIPHDVFRAHDWRNDIIRLGDVPAEFIREVSEGKLKFPLACEINRSLVEGRWDRIISVGQLVPHELAGIANFSKNICIGAGGEDTISKTHYVAAVYGLERLMGRVENPMRKILRYMEQHHLKGLPISYVMTVRGQDNMGTVVTRGLFGGDDEECYRIGAELCRDISITFLDKPFQKVVVYMDPEEFKTTWVGNKSIFRTRMIIDDGGEIVIMAPGVKQFGEDTANDRFIRKFGYHDTDYMVNLVNTVGEASSNITAVSHIIISSPENRFTVTWCPGFLTKEEVESVNFNYADCSTMMKRYDPGKLAPGVNILPDGEEIFFVPRPALGLWAAKDRFK, encoded by the coding sequence ATGCTTTACTTTGCTGAAGGTTCACATAATTCGGTTATTTCGCTGGAGAAAGCATCGGGGTATCTCGATTCGATGCTGGAGTCGTTGGGTGATTTGAGGCGGGTGCTGATTTTGCCGCCCGATTATACGCGGCTTTACTCGTGGGCGGGAGAGCTGACTGTTCTGCTCTATGAAAAGCTCAAGGACCGCAGCCATATCGAGATCATGCCTACCCTGGGGACGCATCTTCCCATGACCGATTCCGAATTAAACGCCATGTTCCCCGGGATTCCCCATGATGTTTTCCGGGCGCACGACTGGCGGAACGATATCATACGGCTGGGTGACGTTCCGGCGGAATTTATCCGTGAGGTTTCCGAGGGGAAGCTAAAATTCCCGCTGGCTTGTGAGATTAATCGATCCCTTGTCGAGGGGAGATGGGACAGGATTATTTCGGTGGGCCAGCTTGTTCCTCACGAGCTGGCGGGTATTGCCAATTTCAGCAAAAATATCTGTATCGGTGCGGGGGGCGAAGATACCATTTCCAAAACCCATTATGTTGCTGCCGTGTATGGACTGGAGCGTCTGATGGGGCGTGTTGAAAATCCCATGCGGAAAATCCTCCGCTACATGGAACAGCATCATCTCAAAGGACTCCCGATCTCGTATGTCATGACGGTCCGGGGGCAGGACAATATGGGCACAGTGGTTACCCGGGGACTCTTTGGCGGTGATGATGAAGAATGCTATCGTATCGGTGCGGAGCTGTGCAGGGATATATCGATCACCTTCCTGGATAAACCCTTTCAAAAGGTTGTTGTCTACATGGACCCTGAAGAGTTCAAGACCACCTGGGTGGGCAATAAGTCGATATTTCGTACCCGTATGATTATCGACGACGGCGGGGAGATCGTCATTATGGCCCCGGGGGTCAAACAGTTCGGCGAAGATACCGCTAATGACCGGTTTATAAGGAAATTCGGGTATCACGATACCGATTATATGGTGAACCTGGTGAATACCGTTGGTGAAGCGTCATCCAATATTACCGCGGTGTCCCACATTATTATCAGTTCTCCCGAAAATCGTTTTACGGTCACCTGGTGTCCGGGGTTTTTGACAAAGGAAGAGGTCGAGTCGGTGAATTTCAACTATGCCGATTGCTCTACAATGATGAAAAGATATGATCCCGGAAAATTGGCTCCGGGAGTCAATATACTTCCTGATGGTGAAGAGATATTTTTTGTGCCCCGCCCTGCGCTCGGGTTGTGGGCCGCAAAGGACCGATTTAAATAG
- a CDS encoding iron-containing alcohol dehydrogenase has translation MNIAEKPEVMKQPSSVEFGYKSCSHIPRYLAESTRIFIVCDPALVHSAAKIGKSLASETECTIYSHVEPEPKISTFEKILLEAKTYRPDAVVGIGGGSTIDLAKLLAVLCNSDKSFSDIVGTDKIYEKRTIRLMAVPTTSGTGSEVSPIAILTDSDQQLKIGAVSDELIPDVAVVDPELMLSMPPSVTAETGMDAMTHCIEAYTNRFSTSKTDVVALEGITLIGGNLLKAYRNGNDLAARTAVARGALCGGLCLGSVNTAAVHALAYPLGGEFCVSHGKANSMLLPYIMEYNLSECVEKYANIGKVLGCKEKNNQKRAQQAIVMIRNLAQACGIPTGLKELGVPQTALEHMATSALKVTRLILNNPRSLEYDDVLDIYSKAYCCTRGA, from the coding sequence ATGAATATTGCAGAAAAACCGGAAGTAATGAAACAGCCGTCCTCAGTTGAATTCGGATATAAATCCTGTTCCCATATTCCCCGATATCTGGCAGAAAGCACCCGGATCTTTATCGTGTGTGATCCCGCACTGGTGCATTCGGCTGCTAAAATCGGTAAAAGCCTGGCGTCGGAAACAGAGTGCACAATCTATTCCCATGTGGAACCGGAACCGAAAATATCCACCTTTGAAAAAATCCTCCTGGAAGCAAAGACCTACCGACCGGATGCTGTTGTGGGTATCGGCGGCGGCTCCACGATCGATTTGGCCAAGCTCCTTGCGGTTCTCTGCAACAGTGACAAATCCTTTTCTGATATCGTTGGCACCGATAAAATTTACGAGAAACGGACAATCCGCCTTATGGCAGTCCCTACGACCTCGGGAACAGGCAGTGAAGTATCTCCTATTGCCATTCTTACCGATTCGGATCAGCAGCTCAAAATCGGTGCGGTCAGCGATGAGCTTATTCCCGATGTCGCTGTAGTGGATCCGGAATTGATGCTTTCCATGCCCCCGTCGGTGACCGCAGAAACCGGCATGGATGCCATGACCCATTGTATCGAGGCCTACACGAACCGGTTCAGCACTTCGAAGACCGATGTTGTTGCTTTGGAAGGGATAACCCTTATCGGAGGAAATTTACTGAAAGCGTATCGGAACGGCAATGATCTTGCAGCGCGGACCGCAGTGGCCAGAGGCGCGCTGTGCGGCGGCCTGTGCCTGGGCTCGGTCAATACCGCTGCTGTTCATGCGCTTGCTTACCCTCTTGGCGGCGAATTCTGTGTTTCCCACGGAAAGGCCAACTCGATGTTGCTTCCTTATATCATGGAATACAATCTTTCCGAGTGTGTCGAAAAGTACGCAAACATCGGAAAGGTTCTGGGGTGCAAAGAAAAAAATAACCAAAAGCGGGCGCAGCAGGCCATTGTGATGATTCGCAATCTTGCACAAGCCTGCGGCATACCAACCGGCCTCAAAGAACTTGGTGTTCCCCAAACAGCACTCGAGCACATGGCCACATCAGCCTTGAAAGTAACGCGGCTCATTCTCAATAACCCGCGTTCACTTGAATATGATGACGTTCTTGATATTTACAGTAAAGCCTATTGCTGCACCCGGGGCGCCTGA
- a CDS encoding molybdopterin-binding protein: MSTKLRLLTYRDVPVSDGDPVIRKAAIIPTGDEIVEGVVVDTNSPAIRDLILHTFPDCAIALCSPCSDIAEVIAAAIERQIEERCDCIVLIGGCGEGHCRCPGLGIDVTPRAIENVLKEYWTRDIYGSNGHRWARIMAGRAGNSLVVNVPGPYVEACAAAEALLAVLKQGDWECRSIAEACAEAVITQYPPGSISS, translated from the coding sequence ATATCAACGAAGTTGCGCCTGTTAACGTACCGGGATGTGCCGGTCAGCGATGGAGATCCTGTGATACGAAAAGCCGCGATCATTCCGACCGGTGATGAGATTGTCGAAGGCGTGGTGGTCGACACGAACAGCCCTGCAATCCGGGATTTGATTCTCCATACTTTTCCTGATTGTGCAATTGCACTCTGTTCTCCATGCTCCGATATCGCAGAGGTTATTGCTGCTGCAATAGAGCGGCAGATCGAAGAACGCTGCGATTGTATTGTTCTGATCGGCGGGTGTGGTGAAGGCCATTGCAGGTGCCCGGGATTGGGCATCGATGTCACTCCCCGGGCAATAGAGAACGTGCTGAAAGAATATTGGACCCGGGACATCTATGGTTCCAACGGCCACCGGTGGGCCCGGATTATGGCTGGTCGAGCAGGGAACAGTCTGGTGGTGAATGTCCCGGGACCTTATGTTGAAGCCTGCGCTGCAGCAGAGGCGCTGCTTGCTGTTTTGAAACAGGGAGATTGGGAGTGCCGGTCTATCGCTGAGGCATGCGCCGAAGCGGTTATCACACAGTATCCGCCAGGGAGTATATCGTCATGA
- a CDS encoding glycosyltransferase, translating to MVLSIVMPVLNEEKTAEDVIVKLLSTDFPQVELELVIVNDGSTDRSLEIIRELAQTDKRIKVFSHDSPQGKGAALATGFSKTTGDIVIVQDADLEYDCAEISRLVKPILLDRADIVYGSRFKKSVLQVHRTYHAWANRILTALSNIASGIQVSDMETCYKAFRGDIIRNAVLQCRHFGFEPEITAKIAKLHVRIFELPITYYPRNYIEGKKITWRDGVAAMWHIFRFNYLTGINDSFTPDLPKKYLKRRDYDGFHSTSH from the coding sequence ATGGTTCTTTCCATTGTTATGCCGGTTCTCAATGAAGAAAAAACAGCTGAAGACGTTATTGTAAAACTGCTTTCAACCGATTTCCCGCAGGTGGAACTGGAGCTTGTAATTGTCAACGATGGATCTACCGATCGTTCGCTGGAAATTATCCGGGAACTTGCTCAAACCGATAAACGGATCAAAGTCTTTTCTCACGATTCGCCCCAGGGTAAGGGGGCTGCATTAGCGACAGGATTTTCAAAAACCACCGGTGATATTGTGATTGTTCAGGACGCCGACCTTGAGTATGATTGCGCTGAAATATCGAGACTGGTAAAACCGATCCTGCTTGATAGAGCTGATATTGTTTATGGAAGCCGGTTTAAAAAGTCGGTCCTCCAGGTTCATCGTACGTATCATGCCTGGGCGAACCGGATCCTCACCGCATTATCGAACATAGCATCGGGGATCCAGGTTTCAGACATGGAAACATGTTACAAGGCCTTCCGGGGCGATATAATACGCAATGCCGTGCTTCAATGCCGGCATTTCGGTTTCGAGCCCGAAATTACCGCAAAAATAGCAAAGCTTCACGTGCGGATTTTCGAGCTGCCGATTACCTATTATCCCCGCAACTATATCGAAGGGAAAAAGATTACCTGGAGAGACGGCGTTGCAGCCATGTGGCATATATTCAGATTCAATTATTTAACCGGCATTAATGATTCGTTTACTCCCGATTTGCCAAAGAAATATCTGAAACGGCGTGATTACGACGGATTCCATTCCACCTCTCATTAA
- a CDS encoding DUF2029 domain-containing protein, whose translation MRFGWPKVKQFCIQYRKIILFCAIAAFVLPEVTVYFHRGGRGADIGGYIRAGDDALHLRNLYRHSAPGKNNTWPPFFSFFAIPLALSKQWLGLPITKELWYFFNFFCLIALMKIWASFLQGSAPKLVSDKKPDFTSPIMFVPFFALLSPFVKNYFMLQINVFILFILTLCIYFHRKGKGIPAGICIGFAASLKALPGFFVIYFALRKQWKVVAAAVVSGIAFTLMPLLFYGVEGYISLITTWLDISLNQPLVVGYDTHSNQSIYAFWERLLAHQLNLVSVENKVIGTAAKFSGLAVMITTMVFFLRKPYDRHSYRALIEFSAGIIIMMLLSPIAWGHYWVLLYPAAFLTLSLPLMFSYKPPNKAFWYLTGIWIGLIEIPYLTGMMGERFFKKFSVFTLSALLLLVLLVIVHRYVLPEIPLVREKEK comes from the coding sequence ATGCGATTTGGTTGGCCCAAAGTAAAACAGTTTTGCATACAATACCGAAAGATCATTCTTTTCTGCGCTATTGCCGCCTTTGTTCTTCCTGAAGTAACCGTCTATTTTCATCGCGGCGGGCGGGGAGCCGATATCGGCGGGTATATCCGGGCGGGCGATGATGCTTTGCATCTGCGAAATCTGTATCGCCATTCCGCGCCGGGTAAAAACAATACCTGGCCGCCTTTCTTTTCCTTTTTTGCTATTCCCCTTGCGCTCTCCAAACAATGGCTCGGACTTCCGATTACAAAGGAACTATGGTATTTCTTCAATTTTTTCTGCCTGATCGCACTCATGAAAATATGGGCCTCCTTTCTCCAGGGATCAGCACCTAAGCTGGTTTCCGACAAGAAACCGGATTTTACTTCACCCATTATGTTCGTGCCCTTTTTTGCGCTTTTGTCACCCTTTGTAAAAAATTATTTCATGTTGCAGATTAATGTGTTTATTCTTTTTATTCTGACCCTGTGTATCTATTTCCACCGCAAAGGAAAAGGGATCCCCGCAGGCATATGTATCGGCTTCGCCGCTTCCTTAAAAGCGTTGCCGGGCTTTTTCGTTATCTATTTTGCCCTTCGGAAACAATGGAAAGTCGTTGCAGCAGCAGTGGTATCCGGAATTGCATTTACCCTTATGCCTCTTCTGTTCTACGGCGTTGAGGGCTATATTTCTCTTATCACGACATGGCTTGACATAAGCCTCAATCAGCCGCTTGTTGTCGGCTATGATACTCACAGTAATCAGTCGATATATGCTTTCTGGGAACGGCTCCTGGCTCATCAGCTGAACCTTGTTTCTGTTGAAAACAAAGTTATCGGCACGGCCGCGAAATTCAGTGGTCTTGCTGTAATGATCACTACAATGGTCTTTTTCCTCCGCAAGCCCTACGATCGGCATTCATACCGTGCATTGATTGAATTTTCGGCGGGAATTATCATCATGATGCTCCTGTCACCAATCGCCTGGGGGCACTACTGGGTCCTTCTCTATCCAGCGGCATTTCTTACTCTCAGCCTGCCGCTTATGTTCTCATACAAACCGCCAAACAAGGCCTTCTGGTATCTAACCGGTATCTGGATCGGCCTCATTGAGATCCCATACCTTACCGGCATGATGGGGGAGCGGTTTTTTAAAAAGTTTTCGGTGTTTACACTCTCAGCATTGCTTCTCCTGGTACTGCTTGTCATAGTGCATCGGTATGTTTTGCCTGAAATTCCTTTGGTGAGGGAGAAGGAGAAATAG